A genome region from Nicotiana tabacum cultivar K326 chromosome 13, ASM71507v2, whole genome shotgun sequence includes the following:
- the LOC142167984 gene encoding uncharacterized protein LOC142167984: MLEINNWIDYNHPPFLSQVDVSDIQIISFQLTGIENCSIWFRSMRVALLGRNMLGMVDGTCKKEKFSESMWNHWENINAIVLSWIMNSMAKGLLEGIKYASSAQVVWEYLLESFNKVDGSRTYNLHKEIATLPQGTTFVSVYFSRLKDLWEEFEALVPAPGCDCLKSREFVVYL, encoded by the coding sequence ATGCTGGAAATCAACAATTGGATTGACTATAATCATCCACCCTTCTTATCCCAAGTTGATGTAagtgatattcaaattatttcgtTTCAATTGACTGGAATTGAGAACTGTTCCATCTGGTTTAGGTCTATGCGAGTAGCCTTGCTAGGAAGAAATATGTTGGGTATGGTTGATGGTACATGCAAGAAGGAGAAATTCTCAGAATCAATGTGGAATCACTGGGAAAATATCAATGCAATTGTGCTATCTTGGATTATGAATTCAATGGCAAAAGGACTTCTTGAAGGAATTAAGTATGCATCGAGTGCTCAGGTGGTTTGGGAATATCTTTTAGAGAGTTTCAACAAGGTTGATGGATCAAGAACTTATAATTTACATAAGGAAATAGCAACTCTGCCACAAGGAACAACTTTTGTATCAGTTTACTTCTCAAGGCTGAAGGACTTATGGGAAGAATTTGAGGCTTTAGTGCCTGCACCTGGGTGTGACTGTCTAAAATCAAGAGAATTTGTGGTGTATTTATAG